One genomic window of Peromyscus maniculatus bairdii isolate BWxNUB_F1_BW_parent chromosome 2, HU_Pman_BW_mat_3.1, whole genome shotgun sequence includes the following:
- the Ccin gene encoding calicin, whose protein sequence is MKLEFTEKNYNSFVLQNLNKQRKRKEYWDMALTVDHHVFFAHRNVLAAVSPLVKSLISSNDMKTTDELFITIDPNYLSACTVDQLLDYFYSGKVVISEQNVEELLRGAQYFNTPRLRIHCNDFLIKSIRRANCLRYLFLAELFELKEVSDLAYSGIRDNFHFWASPEGSMHFMRCPPVIFGRLLRDENLHVLNEDQALSALINWVYFRQEEREKYFKKFFNYINLNAVSNKTLMFASNKLTSLENNSAHVTLIESVLMDRKQERPCSLLSYQRKGALLDSVVILGGQKAHGKFNDGVFAYIIQENLWLKLSEMPYRAAALSATAAGRYIYISGGTTEQISGLKTAWRYDMDDNSWTKLPDLPIGLVFHTMVTCGGTVYSVGGSIAPRRYVSNIYRYDERKEAWCLAGKMSIPMDGTAVITKGDRNLYIVTGRCLVKGYISRVGVVDCFDTTTGEVVQCITFPIEFNHRPLLSFHQDNILRVHSHRQSVEINLQKIKANKSTSSVPLLPNSCPLDVSHAICSIGDNKVFVCGGVTTASDVQTKDYTINPNAYLLDQKIGEWKILASPPEALDCPACCLAKLPCKILQRI, encoded by the coding sequence ATGAAACTGGAATTCACAGAGAAGAACTACAACAGCTTTGTGCTGCAAAACTTGAACAAACAGAGGAAGCGCAAAGAGTACTGGGACATGGCCCTGACTGTGGACCACCACGTCTTCTTCGCACATCGCAACGTGCTGGCTGCTGTCTCTCCACTGGTAAAAAGTCTCATCTCCAGCAACGACATGAAGACCACCGACGAGCTCTTCATCACCATTGACCCCAACTACCTGAGCGCCTGCACGGTGGACCAGCTCCTGGACTACTTCTACAGCGGCAAAGTGGTGATCTCAGAGCAGAACGTGGAGGAGCTGCTGCGGGGCGCTCAGTATTTCAACACCCCACGCCTCCGGATTCACTGCAATGACTTCCTTATTAAGTCCATTCGACGTGCCAACTGCTTGCGCTACCTCTTCCTGGCTGAGCTGTTCGAGCTCAAAGAAGTATCAGACTTGGCCTACTCCGGCATTCGTGACAACTTCCACTTCTGGGCCAGTCCCGAGGGCTCCATGCACTTCATGCGCTGCCCCCCAGTCATCTTCGGCCGCCTGCTCCGGGATGAAAACCTTCACGTGCTCAACGAGGACCAGGCGCTCAGCGCCCTCATCAATTGGGTGTACTTCCGGCAGGAGGAACGGGAGAAATACTTCAAGAAGTTCTTCAATTACATCAATCTCAATGCTGTCTCCAACAAGACGCTGATGTTTGCCAGCAACAAGCTGACGAGCTTGGAGAACAACTCCGCCCACGTGACCTTGATCGAGAGTGTCCTGATGGACCGCAAGCAGGAGCGCCCCTGCAGCCTGCTGAGCTACCAGCGGAAGGGGGCCCTGCTCGATTCAGTGGTCATCCTTGGTGGCCAGAAGGCCCATGGCAAGTTCAACGATGGAGTGTTTGCTTATATCATCCAGGAGAACCTGTGGCTGAAGCTCTCAGAGATGCCCTACCGCGCAGCCGCCCTGAGCGCCACAGCCGCCGGCCGTTACATCTATATCTCCGGTGGCACCACTGAACAGATCTCAGGACTCAAGACGGCATGGCGGTATGACATGGATGACAACTCCTGGACCAAGCTACCCGACCTACCCATTGGGCTTGTCTTCCACACCATGGTGACCTGCGGGGGAACGGTGTACTCAGTGGGTGGGAGTATTGCCCCACGCCGGTATGTCTCCAACATCTATCGCTATGATGAACGCAAGGAGGCCTGGTGCCTGGCAGGGAAGATGAGCATCCCTATGGATGGCACAGCAGTGATCACCAAGGGTGACCGGAACCTGTACATCGTCACTGGGCGATGCCTGGTGAAGGGCTACATCTCCCGGGTCGGTGTAGTCGACTGCTTTGACACCACCACAGGGGAAGTGGTCCAGTGTATCACTTTCCCCATTGAGTTCAACCACCGGCCCCTGCTCTCCTTCCATCAGGACAACATCCTCCGTGTGCACAGCCACCGGCAGAGCGTGGAAATCAACTTACAGAAGATAAAGGCCAACAAGTCAACATCCTCAGTGCCTCTGCTGCCCAACAGCTGTCCCTTGGATGTGTCCCACGCCATCTGCTCCATTGGGGACAACAAGGTATTTGTATGTGGGGGTGTCACCACAGCCAGCGATGTCCAGACAAAGGACTACACCATCAATCCTAATGCTTACTTGCTGGACCAAAAGATAGGTGAATGGAAGATCCTCGCCTCCCCACCTGAGGCCCTGGACTGTCCTGCTTGCTGTTTAGCCAAGCTACCTTGCAAGATTCTTCAAAGAATTTAA